One window of Brevibacillus choshinensis genomic DNA carries:
- a CDS encoding futalosine hydrolase produces the protein MEAAQNEKRVLIVTSVEPERVAVLRGLRDDSRFTVRIGGVGPIAAAASTARILATEEPFDLVICAGISGGFVDQAEVGSLVVASEIVCADLGAETAEGFSSLDELGFGSASVPVDQELVAHVTDALQRAGLSARKGPVLTLSTVTGTAATALVLSKRMPGAAAEAMEGYGVAVAAQDVGVPVLEIRAVSNAIGPRDKSAWRIKDALAALEAASSVLREVL, from the coding sequence ATGGAGGCTGCACAAAACGAGAAGCGAGTGCTGATCGTAACCTCAGTCGAGCCGGAGCGTGTGGCGGTTTTGCGCGGGCTTCGCGATGACAGTCGGTTCACGGTCCGAATCGGTGGAGTAGGTCCGATCGCTGCTGCGGCGAGTACGGCGAGAATTTTGGCGACAGAAGAGCCATTTGATTTGGTCATTTGTGCCGGGATCAGTGGTGGTTTTGTCGACCAAGCGGAGGTAGGCTCACTGGTTGTTGCCAGTGAAATCGTATGCGCGGATCTTGGAGCAGAAACGGCAGAGGGTTTTTCTAGCTTGGACGAGCTCGGATTCGGTTCTGCCAGTGTCCCAGTCGATCAAGAGCTGGTTGCACATGTGACAGATGCTCTGCAACGAGCAGGCTTGTCTGCGAGAAAGGGACCTGTCCTCACGCTGTCTACTGTGACCGGTACAGCTGCGACGGCGCTAGTGCTTTCCAAAAGGATGCCAGGTGCTGCTGCCGAAGCGATGGAAGGGTATGGCGTAGCCGTTGCTGCACAGGATGTCGGCGTACCTGTATTAGAGATCCGGGCAGTATCCAATGCGATTGGACCACGAGACAAGTCCGCATGGCGAATCAAAGACGCATTGGCTGCATTGGAAGCGGCCAGTTCCGTATTACGGGAGGTATTATGA
- a CDS encoding 1,4-dihydroxy-6-naphthoate synthase, translating into MKIAFSPCPNDTFVFHAWAHGLIPGAPELDIMYADIDITNHLAINTEGPEVMKISYAALPWVLKDYALIPCGGALGRGCGPLVLTQDSSDPAQLSGKRVAVPSERSTAYLLFRLWAAQNVPGGVGEIVVMPFHEIMPAVRDGKIDAGLVIHEARFTYQNYGLTLMTDLGNWWESDTGLPIPLGAIIARRSMDIDSLTKWTRASVECAWAHPQASKEYVACHAQEMAPEVTQAHIDLYVNEFTRDLGEDGFAAITALLSRAADEGLVPKFDLALLRS; encoded by the coding sequence ATGAAAATCGCATTTTCCCCATGTCCAAATGACACCTTTGTATTCCATGCCTGGGCGCACGGGCTCATTCCGGGTGCTCCTGAGCTGGATATTATGTATGCAGATATCGATATTACCAATCACTTGGCCATCAACACGGAAGGCCCAGAGGTCATGAAAATTTCCTATGCGGCTCTGCCATGGGTGTTGAAAGACTACGCACTGATTCCGTGCGGTGGCGCGTTGGGCAGAGGGTGCGGCCCTCTCGTTTTGACGCAAGACAGTAGCGACCCAGCTCAACTGTCAGGTAAGCGGGTGGCTGTTCCGAGTGAGCGTTCAACAGCCTACTTGTTGTTCCGGTTGTGGGCAGCGCAAAACGTGCCTGGTGGCGTAGGCGAGATTGTCGTCATGCCGTTCCATGAGATCATGCCGGCTGTGCGTGATGGAAAAATTGATGCGGGTCTGGTCATTCACGAAGCGCGATTTACTTACCAAAACTACGGATTGACGTTGATGACAGACTTGGGCAACTGGTGGGAGTCAGACACGGGTCTGCCGATTCCTTTGGGTGCTATTATCGCGCGTCGCTCTATGGATATCGATTCTTTGACCAAATGGACGCGTGCTTCCGTCGAATGCGCATGGGCACATCCTCAAGCATCGAAAGAATACGTCGCGTGTCACGCACAAGAGATGGCGCCAGAGGTTACACAAGCGCATATTGATTTGTACGTCAATGAATTTACGCGAGACTTGGGGGAGGATGGATTTGCCGCAATCACGGCATTGCTCTCTCGGGCTGCAGATGAGGGGCTTGTCCCGAAATTTGATCTAGCTCTCTTGCGTTCCTGA